From Phragmites australis chromosome 5, lpPhrAust1.1, whole genome shotgun sequence, a single genomic window includes:
- the LOC133919301 gene encoding receptor kinase-like protein Xa21, with protein sequence MEVAVKVFNLEMQGAERSFMSECEVLRSIQHRNLLPIITACSSINNNGDDFKALVYEYMPNGNLDTWLHPNGEGKALNKRLGLTQRISIAVNIADALDYLHHDCGRPTVHCDLKPSNILLDVYMTALLGDFGIARFYADSSSTSTCSISIIGLKGTIGYIPPEYAGGGHASTSGDVYSFGIVLLEMLTGKRPTHPMFKDGLDIVNFVESSFPEQMLQVIDPHLIDEYNDFSQQKMVTENVFTQCVASLLQVALSCTHALPTERMNMRQIATKMHAIKTSCLVRKSKSLFERASTLKFFEVRFFSSKSLWY encoded by the exons ATGGAGGTGGCCGTGAAGGTTTTCAACCTTGAGATGCAAGGTGCAGAGAGAAGCTTCATGTCAGAATGTGAAGTACTGAGAAGCATTCAGCATCGGAATCTTCTCCCCATCATAACTGCATGCTCGTCAATCAATAACAACGGCGATGATTTCAAAGCTTTAGTTTATGAGTACATGCCTAACGGGAATCTGGACACATGGTTGCATCCCAATGGAGAGGGTAAAGCTCTAAATAAGCGTCTAGGCCTAACCCAAAGAATAAGCATAGCCGTAAACATAGCTGATGCATTGGACTATTTGCATCATGACTGTGGAAGGCCCACTGTTCATTGTGACTTGAAGCCTAGTAACATCCTTCTAGATGTTTATATGACCGCTCTTTTGGGAGATTTCGGTATTGCAAGGTTTTATGCTGATTCCTCGTCAACATCAACATGCTCAATCAGTATAATCGGTTTGAAAGGTACTATAGGATATATTCCTCCAG AGTACGCGGGCGGAGGCCATGCATCAACTTCTGGGGATGTGTATAGTTTTGGAATAGTGCTATTGGAGATGCTGACAGGCAAAAGACCAACACATCCTATGTTCAAGGATGGACTTGACATCGTCAACTTCGTGGAGAGCAGCTTTCCAGAACAAATGTTACAAGTCATTGATCCTCATCTCATAGATGAATACAATGACTTTTCTCAACAAAAGATGGTAACAGAAAATGTGTTCACCCAATGCGTGGCGTCTCTGTTGCAGGTCGCGCTTTCTTGTACCCACGCATTGCCAACAGAACGAATGAACATGAGACAAATAGCCACCAAGATGCATGCAATCAAGACGTCATGTCTTGTACGGAAATCTAAGAGTCTATTTGAGAGAGCTTCAACTTTAAAATTTTTTGAAGTTAGATTTTTTAGTTCTAAAAGTTTGTGGTACTAG
- the LOC133919306 gene encoding uncharacterized protein LOC133919306 produces the protein MHTSEPAPTPGPAATPLASSSPRPASQSSKTPASLLSPAVQPFLPTGRSKEVRWWDDSPGSVGLPFGRSPSARPSYRDMVLSSSPSAVESSIVAMLPSPALSLAPVPHARCVSHRWVPRQPGPPPYPMSTALHGVFPSSAPVSSTGARGWMLVEGRHARRSRHRQPRRPRNPVPMDLEGKCFNCFSLSHRVAQCWRSTRCFRCKSLGHHAFECVHAPTSLLASPLAYVPPRSVWSRLSLSAASSSSAVSVSRFFAISASGSLAGGVSEAGSDHGGSGSRPCRRSRRRRRLSVGASTIQHLPPPSPSWDGSGPRELSPARLEMTAFATATINNSASVCCVLDRSESIVKAEADLRRRFLSRSSEPDRWSLQVTRWLKLHTNSTLLPTPWSSTVLIRKTSSFSCRTCQRWRRSPMEVG, from the coding sequence ATGCACACATCTGAGCCGGCTCCCACTCCGGGCCCGGCGGCCACCCCCCTCGCCTCGTCCTCTCCAAGACCGGCTTCCCAATCCTCCAAGACGCCGGCTTCCCTGCTGTCTCCGGCGGTTCAACCTTTTCTCCCCACAGGACGTTCGAAGGAGGTTCGTTGGTGGGACGACTCTCCTGGGTCTGTTGGCCTCCCCTTTGGTAGGTCTCCCTCTGCTCGCCCATCCTATCGCGACATGGTGTTGTCTTCGTCTCCTTCTGCGGTGGAGTCTTCGATAGTGGCCATGCTCCCCAGTCCTGCTCTATCGTTGGCGCCCGTGCCTCATGCTCGTTGTGTCTCTCATCGTTGGGTGCCTCGACAGCCGGGCCCTCCTCCCTATCCGATGTCCACCGCCCTTCATGGTGTGTTTCCTTCCTCTGCCCCGGTGTCCTCTACCGGCGCGAGGGGCTGGATGCTTGTCGAGGGCCGGCACGCTCGTCGTTCCCGCCATCGCCAGCCTCGTCGCCCTCGTAACCCCGTCCCCATGGATCTGGAAGGGAAATGTTTCAACTGTTTTTCCCTAAGCCATCGTGTGGCGCAGTGTTGGCGAAGCACCCGATGCTTCCGTTGCAAGTCTCTCGGTCATCATGCCTTCGAGTGCGTTCATGCACCGACATCCTTGCTTGCTTCGCCTTTGGCGTATGTGCCCCCGAGGTCCGTTTGGAGTCGGCTCTCGTTGAGCGCCGCTTCGTCGTCTTCTGCCGTCTCAGTGTCACGGTTTTTTGCAATTTCTGCTAGTGGTTCTTTGGCAGGGGGTGTTTCGGAGGCTGGCTCCGATCATGGCGGAAGCGGTAGCCGTCCGTGTCGTCGTTCGCGCAGGCGTCGTCGCTTGAGCGTCGGAGCATCTACCATTCAGCATCTGCCACCACCCTCACCTTCTTGGGATGGTTCTGGCCCGCGTGAGCTCTCTCCGGCTAGGCTGGAGATGACGGCATTCGCGACGGCCACCATCAACAACTCTGCCTCGGTTTGTTGCGTGCTGGACAGGTCCGAAAGCATCGTGAAGGCCGAGGCAGACCTTCGGCGTCGGTTTTTGTCACGATCATCGGAACCAGATCGATGGTCTCTCCAAGTGACGCGGTGGCTGAAATTGCACACAAATTCAACCTTGCTGCCGACTCCTTGGTCATCCACCGTTCTAATCCGGAAGACTTCATCCTTCTCTTGCCGGACGTGTCAACGGTGGAGGCGGTCACCAATGGAGGTCGGCTAG